From a single Nymphaea colorata isolate Beijing-Zhang1983 chromosome 4, ASM883128v2, whole genome shotgun sequence genomic region:
- the LOC116253192 gene encoding xanthotoxin 5-hydroxylase CYP82C4-like has protein sequence MALLPRFPDFPLLSATLFCLLLFFKLLTLFTVKRRRAGSAPDLPTPPGRLPIIGHLHLLFDKSRSLHEIYGELADKYGPAMMLQLGFRRVLVVSSWEMAKECFTTSDLAFSNRPRNSATKHLAYDSTMFGFAPYGDYWRQMRKITTLEMLSNRRIESFKQVRESEIGARVNHIHTLWQNNQQRPVKLEVRKLLSELTFNMVTRTVAGVGYVVGGSEDDSKARETAHCTREMLDLLAAFVVSDFLPFLEFLDINGCIAAMKRVAGNLDVLIGRCVAEHRRQNLSGFREGDHDFIDVLLSLVGDDTDADMVVKTTALAMIIGGNDTTSATLIQTLHLLLLNPQALKKAQDELDKAVGKGRIVDESDISKLVYLQAVVKESFRLRPPTPLLPPREAREDCQIGGFGVPAGTMLVVNAWKIQRDPRVWPDHAEFQPERFLESDVDVGGQHFQLIPFGSGRRVCPGISFSLRSVYIVLARLLHSFDMELHPETVFEESKAFGRTTMLHVLLSPRLPDSLYS, from the exons ATGGCTCTCCTTCCACGCTTCCCAGATTTTCCTCTCCTTTCTGCCACACTATTCtgcctcctcctcttcttcaagcTCTTGACGCTGTTTACGGTCAAGAGAAGGAGAGCTGGCTCTGCACCTGATCTTCCGACTCCTCCAGGCCGCCTCCCCATCATCGGCCACTTGCATCTGCTCTTCGACAAATCTCGTTCGCTGCATGAGATCTACGGTGAACTCGCCGACAAATACGGCCCTGCCATGATGCTCCAATTGGGCTTCCGCCGGGTGCTCGTGGTCAGCAGCTGGGAGATGGCGAAGGAGTGCTTCACCACCAGCGATCTCGCCTTCTCCAACAGGCCTAGGAACAGTGCCACGAAGCATCTGGCCTACGATTCCACCATGTTCGGCTTCGCCCCTTACGGAGACTACTGGCGCCAGATGAGGAAGATCACCACGCTCGAGATGCTTTCCAACCGGCGGATCGAATCCTTCAAACAAGTCCGCGAGTCGGAAATCGGCGCTCGAGTAAACCACATCCACACTCTCTGGCAGAACAACCAGCAGCGGCCCGTGAAATTGGAGGTGAGAAAGTTGCTGAGCGAGCTCACCTTCAACATGGTGACCCGAACTGTCGCAGGGGTTGGCTACGTCGTGGGAGGCTCGGAGGACGACTCGAAGGCACGAGAGACAGCGCACTGCACGAGGGAGATGCTGGACCTTCTCGCGGCCTTCGTGGTGTcggattttcttccttttctcgaGTTTCTCGACATCAATGGCTGTATCGCTGCCATGAAAAGGGTGGCCGGGAATTTGGACGTTCTCATCGGCCGCTGCGTGGCAGAGCATCGCCGGCAAAACTTATCCGGTTTCCGGGAGGGGGACCATGACTTCATCGATGTCCTGCTGTCACTTGTAGGGGATGACACGGATGCGGACATGGTGGTGAAAACGACGGCACTG GCAATGATAATTGGGGGTAACGATACCACATCCGCCACCTTGATCCAGACATTACACTTGCTGTTACTCAATCCCCAAGCACTGAAGAAGGCCCAAGATGAGTTGGACAAAGCAGTCGGCAAAGGCAGGATTGTGGATGAATCCGATATCAGCAAATTGGTGTATCTTCAAGCAGTTGTCAAGGAGAGTTTCAGACTTCGCCCACCGACACCATTGCTGCCTCCAAGAGAAGCCAGGGAGGACTGCCAAATTGGTGGCTTTGGCGTTCCGGCCGGCACCATGCTAGTGGTCAATGCATGGAAGATACAGCGTGACCCGAGGGTGTGGCCGGACCACGCCGAGTTTCAGCCGGAGAGATTTTTGGAAAGTGATGTGGATGTTGGGGGCCAGCATTTCCAGTTGATTCCGTTTGGATCGGGGCGCAGGGTGTGCCCgggaatttcattttcattgcgGTCAGTATACATTGTGCTCGCCCGTCTTCTCCACAGCTTTGACATGGAGCTGCATCCGGAAACCGTGTTTGAAGAGTCCAAGGCTTTTGGGCGAACAACTATGCTTCATGTTCTCCTCTCCCCACGCCTCCCTGACTCCCTTTACAGCTAG